In Acidimicrobiales bacterium, the sequence ACCTGTCGCGCCGCATGGTCGACTTCTGCAGCGGCGCCACCTACGCGCTGGGCGGGTCGATGGACAAGGTCGCCCGCGACGTGTTCCTGCTGACGCCGTCGAACGTCGAGGTCTCGGCCGAAGAGAAGCGGCGGCTCCAAGAGCGCGGCCTCTACCGCAGCTAGCGGACCTTCGTGCTCCTCATCTGTCGCCTACTCGACCTCTACCTGCTCGTGCTGTTCGCGCGCATCATCATGAGCTGGTTCCCTGTCTCGCCGGGGTCGCCCATGGCGTCGATCTTCAGCGCCCTCTACGCCGTCACCGAGCCCGTGCTCGGCCCCGTACGCCGCATGATCCCTCCTATCGGCATGGGCGGCATGGGCTTCGACCTCTCGCCGATCATCGTGCTGTTCGGCATGCGCATCCTGCAGAGCGCCCTCTGCCGCTGACCATCCACCGCGGGCGCAGGACGCGCCCGTAGCATTTCGGCATGGATGTCTCGCCCAAGACCCTGCGGGAGGTCGAGTTCCGCGAGAAGTTGCGGGGCTACAACCCCGACGACGTCGACGAGTTCCTCGAGCGGGTGGCGGCGGGCCTCGAGATCCTCCAAGAGCGGCTGCGCCAAGCTACCGAGCGCGCCGTGCGCGCCGAACAGCGGGCCTCGGAATCCACCGAGGGCGACGACGCCATGCGCCGCACGTTGGTGCTGGCCCAGCGCACCGCCGACCTCGCCGTGCAGGAGGCGCGTGAGCAGGCGGCGCGCATCGTGTCCGACGCCGAGGCGCAGGCCCAGGCAGTGCGGGCCGAAGCGGCCGAGCACGCCCGTCGCACCATCGACGACGCCACCCGCGAGGCCTGGGCCCAGGTGGGCCGGCTGGAGAACGCCCGCGACCACCTGCAGGGAGAGGTCGCCGGGCTCGAGCAGTACCTCGACAACGAGCGCATGCGGTTGCGGGCCATGTTGTCCGACACGCTGCGCCGGCTCGACGAGGCCATCCCCGCGTTGTCGCCTGCGCCCGGCGGGCCTTCGGTCGACATCGAGGCGCTGCGCCGGCCTGAACCGTCGCAGCAACGGGTCGCCGACGAGGCGTTCTTCGAAGAACTGCGTCGCTCCGTGAGCGACGAGCCCGAGCCCAACGGCTCGCCGTCGGTCCCTTCGGGCTACTGACGGATCGCCTGAAAATCACCCCGGCCGCGTGGTTGCGCCTATGCTGCCCCGCGCCCGTACCGACAACCCGGATGGTGGCTACGTGTTGCTCCTCGTAACGATCGGACTCGTGCTCATTGGCGCGATCGCGCTCGTCATCGGCTTCGTCAGCAGCTCGCTGGCACCGATCTATCTCTCGATTGCATGCAGCATCGTGGCGGGCGTCGTGCTCGTCGTGTTCTCGCGCATGAGTCGCAAGCAGCCGGCCACCGCCGGTGTCGCCGCAGGCGACGACAGCGGTCCTCCGACTGCGGCCCTGGAAGCGGTGCCCAGCGACGAACCCGTCGCTGCCGCCACCCAGACCAGCGCCCCTGTCGCCGTGCCCGACGTCGAGTTCCCCATCGAGGACTACGACAAGCTCAAGGTGGGCGAGATCATTCCGCTGCTGCCCGAGCTCGACCTCGACGAGCTCGACGCCGTGCGTGAGCGCGAGGAGAGCGGCAAGAACCGGGCCACGATCATCAAGCGGGTCGACGAGCTCATCGACGAGCTGGAGTCCGAGGAAGAGGCGGCCACAGCGGCTGCTGTGCCCGCCGTGGCCGACGCGGGCGGCGGCATCGACGCCCCCGTGGCCGAAGAGATCGCTGCGCCGGCGGCTGCCGGTGGCGGCGACGATGCGGGCCTGCCCATCGAGGGCTACGACTCGCTGAGCGTGGCCGAGATCCTCCCGCTGCTGCCCGAGCTCGACGACGACGAGCTGGAGGACGTGGCGGCATACGAGGAGACGCACCTCAACCGCAAGGACGTCATCGCTCGCATCGACGAGATCTTCGAGACCGGCGAGGGCGCGCCCGGCGTCGCTGCGGTCGCCAAGGCACCGGCCAAGAAGACGGCCGCCAAGAAGGCCGCAGCCAAGAAGGCACCGGCCAAGAAGGCGGCTGCCGCCAAGGCGCCCGCCAAGAAGGCAGCGGCTGCGCCCGCCAAGAAGACGGCGGCCAAGAAGGCTGCCGCCGCGCCGGCCAAGAAGACCGCGGCCAAGAAAGCCGCTGCTCCGGCCAAGAAGGCTGCTGCGCCTGCCAAGAAGACGGCCACCAAGAAGGCCGCCGCCCCCGCCAAGAAGACGGCCAAGGCCACCAAGGCAGTCAAGAAGCGCTGATACTTCCCCGCATGCTTCGCTGCGACCTATAATCATCGCAGCAGGGTCGAGGAACGCCCGCTCCGTTCCTCCTTTTCTGACCTTCGGTTGAAAAAGGAGAGATGGCGTGGCGGTCAGCGAACAGGCGCGTCGGCGGCTGTACGACTACTTGGAGGCACAGATGGGCGAGGAGTTG encodes:
- a CDS encoding YggT family protein, whose product is MLLICRLLDLYLLVLFARIIMSWFPVSPGSPMASIFSALYAVTEPVLGPVRRMIPPIGMGGMGFDLSPIIVLFGMRILQSALCR
- a CDS encoding DivIVA domain-containing protein, which translates into the protein MDVSPKTLREVEFREKLRGYNPDDVDEFLERVAAGLEILQERLRQATERAVRAEQRASESTEGDDAMRRTLVLAQRTADLAVQEAREQAARIVSDAEAQAQAVRAEAAEHARRTIDDATREAWAQVGRLENARDHLQGEVAGLEQYLDNERMRLRAMLSDTLRRLDEAIPALSPAPGGPSVDIEALRRPEPSQQRVADEAFFEELRRSVSDEPEPNGSPSVPSGY